From a single Nostoc edaphicum CCNP1411 genomic region:
- a CDS encoding DUF6875 domain-containing protein, producing the protein MQLYTTREIEQLQQHEDLPYLIEIMDWVKNFLGRPHPSLGRTGAVCPFVPLSLKSNTIRLAVIRTKDLYSEQLEDVVGRYRDIFLEMDIKEQELAINKAFLLIFPDVHIEDATKLIDSVQQKLKPLFVESGLMIGEFHKRNDSPGLHNPNFRPLRSPIPLLAIRFMVEADLPFLQSPTDPRLRIRYLEAYLKRFGNKFIDETKFKNAHQALTLAKEQLQKENLLSYCT; encoded by the coding sequence ATGCAACTCTATACAACTCGTGAAATCGAACAACTCCAGCAACATGAAGACCTTCCTTACTTAATTGAAATTATGGATTGGGTGAAAAATTTTTTAGGAAGACCTCATCCTAGCTTAGGGAGAACCGGTGCAGTTTGCCCTTTTGTACCTTTATCTCTCAAGTCAAATACTATTCGTCTGGCAGTTATTCGCACAAAAGATTTGTATTCAGAACAATTAGAAGATGTTGTTGGACGCTACCGAGATATCTTTCTTGAAATGGATATTAAAGAGCAGGAATTAGCAATCAATAAAGCTTTTTTACTTATCTTTCCTGACGTTCATATAGAAGACGCTACTAAACTAATAGATAGTGTCCAACAAAAACTTAAACCTTTGTTTGTTGAGTCAGGACTGATGATAGGAGAATTTCATAAACGTAATGACAGTCCTGGTTTGCACAACCCAAACTTTCGTCCACTTCGTAGCCCTATTCCCTTGTTGGCTATCCGGTTTATGGTTGAAGCTGATCTTCCATTTCTTCAGAGTCCGACTGATCCACGCTTACGTATTCGGTATCTGGAAGCTTATTTAAAGCGCTTTGGTAATAAATTTATAGATGAAACAAAGTTTAAAAATGCTCATCAAGCATTGACTTTAGCGAAAGAACAACTTCAAAAAGAAAATTTACTGAGTTATTGCACATAA
- a CDS encoding M28 family peptidase: MKKWIWLMLLVLMAVAVVGSRGSTFFEQRPSPEIVQNIPVETPQPQPELQEVDNALQVSADRLLTHVQKLNFQRYTTKERSLTRTYITTELTKLGWKPKLEKFSDGVNIFAERPGTNKAAKAILVGAHYDTVALSPGADDNASGIAVLLEVARLLGSRPTPRTLQLAFFDQEEIGLLGSQAFVSKTARLQNLGGAIVMDMVGYACYTPGCQKYPAGLPVTPPSDKGDFLAVVGDTEHLPLLNAFQNSQNVPSIALNKEESNLPAVLTVPIPFKGLLTPDTLRSDHAPFWYQGVGAVLVTDTANLRTPHYHQPSDVPATIERSFFTGAAQIVVNATTALLEKTEVLETQPPN, encoded by the coding sequence ATGAAAAAATGGATTTGGCTGATGCTGTTGGTACTGATGGCCGTTGCTGTGGTGGGTAGCAGAGGTAGCACATTTTTTGAACAGCGTCCCTCACCAGAAATTGTTCAAAACATTCCAGTGGAAACACCCCAACCACAGCCAGAGTTACAGGAAGTTGACAATGCCCTACAAGTGTCTGCTGACAGACTGTTAACCCATGTCCAAAAGTTAAATTTTCAGCGCTACACAACAAAAGAGCGATCGCTTACTCGCACTTATATCACAACTGAACTCACAAAATTAGGCTGGAAACCTAAATTAGAAAAGTTCTCCGACGGTGTGAATATTTTTGCTGAACGCCCAGGAACTAACAAAGCCGCTAAAGCAATTCTTGTGGGAGCGCATTACGACACTGTTGCTTTATCCCCCGGTGCCGATGATAATGCCAGTGGTATAGCCGTATTGCTGGAAGTAGCTCGGTTACTCGGTTCTCGTCCCACACCACGGACGTTACAGCTAGCTTTTTTTGACCAGGAAGAAATAGGACTTTTGGGTAGTCAGGCTTTTGTGAGCAAGACAGCACGCTTGCAAAATTTAGGCGGAGCGATCGTTATGGATATGGTAGGTTATGCATGTTACACTCCTGGGTGTCAAAAATACCCTGCCGGATTGCCTGTTACCCCACCTAGCGACAAGGGCGACTTTTTGGCAGTAGTCGGTGATACAGAACATTTGCCTTTGCTGAATGCCTTTCAAAACTCGCAGAACGTCCCCTCAATCGCTCTGAATAAAGAAGAATCAAATCTGCCAGCAGTCTTGACAGTGCCGATTCCTTTTAAAGGTTTACTGACACCCGATACCCTACGCAGCGACCATGCACCATTTTGGTATCAAGGTGTGGGTGCTGTGCTGGTCACAGATACCGCAAATTTACGCACTCCCCACTATCATCAACCTAGCGATGTTCCAGCGACTATCGAGCGATCGTTCTTCACAGGAGCAGCACAGATTGTAGTCAATGCGACTACTGCCTTATTAGAGAAGACCGAAGTTTTGGAAACTCAACCACCAAACTGA
- a CDS encoding 2TM domain-containing protein produces the protein MTTFEPKSLRSYSQEDVQQILHLAIARQADDKDTEFSYEQILEIAAELEISPESLKLAERDWVVQQGQVQQRKAFDTYRIRRFQKRIGNYAIFNGFLILVDLIAGGGISWSLYILLFCGLPVGLDVWNTFQTKGEEYEMAFQKWSRNHQIKKTISTVLNKWFKALQA, from the coding sequence ATGACGACATTTGAACCCAAGAGCCTCCGCTCTTATAGCCAAGAAGATGTTCAGCAAATTCTGCACTTAGCGATCGCTCGTCAAGCTGATGACAAAGACACAGAATTTTCTTATGAACAGATATTAGAAATTGCTGCTGAGTTAGAAATTTCACCTGAATCTTTAAAATTAGCAGAGCGTGATTGGGTAGTTCAACAGGGCCAAGTTCAACAGCGAAAAGCTTTTGACACATACCGTATCAGAAGATTTCAGAAGCGTATAGGCAATTATGCAATTTTCAATGGCTTTTTGATACTGGTTGATTTAATTGCTGGTGGCGGAATTTCTTGGTCGCTGTATATTTTACTATTCTGCGGATTACCTGTAGGGCTGGATGTCTGGAATACCTTTCAAACCAAAGGTGAAGAGTATGAAATGGCATTCCAAAAGTGGAGTCGCAACCATCAAATCAAGAAAACCATCAGCACAGTTTTGAATAAGTGGTTTAAGGCATTGCAGGCTTAG
- a CDS encoding SGNH/GDSL hydrolase family protein translates to MQNTILMAAFFLFSFMFTLKSEAADFEQIYVFGDSYSDDENFYNITKSELGIGIPPPPYKDGRFSNGPVWVEYLAQDMGLNPSGITNLAVGGAKSGLYNVTIPPVPGLYLTGVLSQIKKFTAVNKSVNPNALYIVWGGTNDFLYSQSAVNPSQPVTNISTAVRALANVGAKNILVSNLFNLGDLPGTRNSSTSTQLNDSASEYNVELIKSLNSLSQELNNVNIIFLDVNYLFKQLLANSRQYEFTNVLDSCIGSSVLITIPASTPSFECKANPDRFLFWDSIHPTTAGHKIIAEYAASVLKSQPILKSFKKLGKSRK, encoded by the coding sequence ATGCAAAACACAATTTTAATGGCAGCGTTTTTCTTATTCTCATTCATGTTTACACTGAAGTCAGAAGCTGCTGATTTTGAACAGATTTATGTGTTTGGTGACAGTTATTCTGATGATGAGAATTTTTACAATATCACAAAAAGTGAATTGGGTATAGGTATTCCCCCGCCACCTTACAAAGATGGACGTTTTTCTAATGGGCCAGTCTGGGTAGAATATCTTGCGCAAGATATGGGCTTAAATCCCTCTGGTATTACTAACCTTGCTGTTGGTGGTGCTAAATCTGGGTTATATAACGTTACTATACCTCCTGTACCTGGTTTATATTTAACAGGAGTCTTATCTCAGATTAAGAAATTTACAGCAGTTAATAAGTCGGTTAACCCAAATGCACTTTATATAGTGTGGGGCGGTACAAATGATTTCCTTTACTCTCAAAGTGCTGTAAATCCTAGCCAGCCAGTTACAAATATATCAACAGCGGTGCGTGCTCTTGCCAATGTTGGGGCTAAAAACATCCTAGTGTCTAATTTATTCAATTTGGGAGACTTACCGGGTACAAGAAATAGTTCAACCTCCACACAACTCAACGATTCGGCCAGTGAATATAATGTCGAGTTGATTAAAAGCCTCAATTCTTTAAGCCAAGAACTAAATAATGTAAACATCATTTTTTTAGATGTTAATTATTTATTTAAACAACTTTTAGCTAATTCTAGACAATATGAGTTTACAAATGTACTCGACTCTTGCATAGGAAGCTCAGTTTTAATAACTATACCAGCTTCTACTCCATCATTTGAATGTAAAGCCAACCCAGATAGGTTCTTATTCTGGGACAGCATCCATCCTACAACTGCTGGTCATAAAATTATCGCGGAATATGCAGCTTCAGTGTTAAAGTCTCAACCTATCTTGAAGTCTTTTAAGAAATTAGGAAAATCTAGAAAATAG
- a CDS encoding IS630 family transposase — MPAKNHLSQEQKERLLKTLKEHENPYVREKILILLLMNDGKTYQEISKFLDIAYPTVAYWAVHGDPDNLESFLDGRREGNFRKVTKEYEDLLLEIIEKEPLEYGYEFGRWTAARLATYLEKITGIKLSGSQVGRILERKKYVYLWAKYSLEDKQNPEMRKAFKEKLSEYLRITKEAPERLQVWFWDESGFSLRVIRRKNWGKKGTRKQITGQRRRGRVNIMGGLRYHDKKRMNFVIKKGNADVFYEQLQSLNNFLLQEWIEQGNRIETFNKCSAKIVIILDNASFHKRKDILVRIKAEMPNIILEFLPPYSPDYNLIELVWHSAKEYIAHRLFESVSQLEELLNKLLNEGGLIIKWERKIKNKGNAVY; from the coding sequence ATGCCAGCAAAAAATCATCTTTCCCAAGAGCAGAAGGAAAGGCTACTAAAAACGCTAAAAGAGCATGAAAATCCCTACGTAAGAGAAAAGATTCTGATTTTATTATTAATGAATGATGGAAAAACTTATCAAGAGATTAGTAAGTTTTTAGATATTGCATATCCAACAGTAGCATATTGGGCAGTTCACGGCGATCCAGATAACCTAGAAAGTTTTTTAGATGGAAGAAGAGAAGGGAACTTCCGCAAAGTTACCAAAGAATATGAGGATTTATTATTAGAAATAATTGAAAAAGAGCCACTAGAGTATGGGTATGAATTTGGTCGTTGGACAGCAGCAAGACTAGCTACATACCTCGAAAAGATAACAGGAATTAAGTTAAGTGGTTCACAAGTTGGGAGAATATTAGAGCGAAAAAAGTACGTTTACCTTTGGGCAAAATACAGCCTAGAGGACAAACAGAATCCTGAAATGCGTAAGGCATTTAAAGAAAAATTGTCAGAATACTTAAGAATAACAAAGGAAGCCCCAGAGCGTTTACAGGTATGGTTTTGGGATGAGAGTGGATTTAGTTTAAGAGTGATAAGAAGAAAAAACTGGGGTAAGAAAGGTACAAGGAAACAAATCACAGGTCAAAGAAGAAGAGGAAGAGTAAATATTATGGGAGGGTTACGTTATCACGACAAGAAGAGAATGAATTTTGTGATTAAAAAAGGAAATGCCGATGTATTTTATGAGCAGCTTCAATCTTTGAATAATTTTCTATTGCAAGAATGGATAGAGCAAGGAAATAGAATTGAGACTTTCAATAAATGTTCTGCGAAAATAGTGATTATCTTAGATAATGCCAGCTTCCATAAAAGAAAAGATATTTTAGTTCGTATCAAGGCAGAAATGCCAAATATTATCCTGGAATTTCTACCACCTTATAGTCCAGATTATAATTTGATTGAATTGGTTTGGCATTCAGCAAAAGAATATATAGCTCATAGATTGTTCGAGTCAGTATCACAGCTAGAAGAGTTGTTAAATAAATTGTTAAATGAAGGAGGTCTTATTATTAAATGGGAACGCAAAATTAAAAATAAAGGTAATGCTGTTTATTAA
- a CDS encoding alpha/beta hydrolase, whose product MGISWRSLKTVAGFFGAIILTSFGTNASAIAADTVVVRLGLFTESISLAELQKAAKTGKLPGSLQPYAKRLSEEQRRFFLGALGMNIPMNVVTINRLVNTQIGTTILNDFATALARKDKAGVQALRAGLVLGSTAPQGLSILSFIAAYPSKRLEIDLPQAFVVAGSLNTAFWRTQQFMLAIAPQLDPITPQVSFPFDPSQPGSAQVKILNLSLNDQKRDRKIPVDIYWSTAATPDKPVIVFSHGFGSVRTDLRYLAEHLASHGYVVAALEHPGSNEANTNLALQGKTRIVKPQEFLYRPQDISFVLDELEKLNQTANNPLVGKLATTNAMVVGYSFGGGTALAIAGAELQLEHLKQRCKKNLTSLSLAEGMQCIAEELPENSYQLRDTRIKQAIALNPTTSLIFGETGLTKVQVPTLVLAGSVDKTTPALTEQIVGFDKIPSPKWLAGILGGTHLSVKDPSTTLDQAGQPNTPISGGEVVGEQAADVRKYVKAIALAFAAQMTPEAKNYAVFLTSDYAQFASTPAFPFRLITQIPPDAMAVVKEFVDK is encoded by the coding sequence ATGGGAATAAGTTGGAGAAGTCTTAAGACAGTTGCGGGTTTCTTTGGTGCGATTATACTTACATCGTTCGGGACAAATGCTTCGGCCATTGCGGCTGACACAGTTGTGGTGCGTTTGGGTTTATTTACAGAATCCATCTCTCTTGCTGAGTTGCAAAAAGCTGCAAAAACTGGAAAATTACCTGGAAGTTTGCAGCCTTATGCTAAAAGATTATCTGAAGAACAACGCCGCTTTTTCTTAGGGGCGCTGGGCATGAATATACCGATGAATGTTGTCACCATTAATCGGTTAGTTAATACTCAGATTGGCACAACTATTCTCAATGACTTTGCTACAGCTTTAGCCCGAAAGGACAAAGCTGGGGTACAAGCACTGAGAGCAGGATTAGTATTAGGCTCTACTGCACCGCAGGGTCTTTCTATACTGAGTTTTATCGCGGCTTATCCCAGTAAACGCCTAGAAATTGATTTACCACAGGCTTTTGTGGTTGCAGGGAGTTTGAATACAGCTTTTTGGCGTACTCAACAATTTATGCTAGCGATCGCTCCCCAACTCGACCCCATAACACCACAGGTTTCTTTCCCTTTTGATCCGAGTCAACCAGGAAGCGCCCAAGTAAAAATACTCAACTTAAGCCTAAATGACCAAAAGCGCGATCGCAAAATCCCAGTTGATATTTACTGGTCAACTGCTGCAACTCCCGACAAACCCGTAATTGTCTTTTCTCACGGCTTCGGGTCAGTCCGCACCGACTTGCGTTACCTCGCAGAACATTTAGCATCCCACGGTTATGTAGTAGCAGCTTTAGAACATCCCGGTAGTAATGAGGCAAATACTAACTTGGCATTACAAGGTAAAACCAGAATTGTAAAGCCTCAAGAGTTTTTGTATCGCCCTCAAGATATTAGTTTTGTCCTCGACGAATTAGAAAAGCTCAATCAAACGGCTAATAATCCCCTTGTTGGGAAACTTGCAACTACGAACGCGATGGTTGTTGGTTATTCTTTTGGTGGTGGTACAGCTTTAGCAATTGCTGGAGCCGAGTTACAACTGGAACATCTCAAACAACGCTGCAAAAAGAACTTGACTAGCTTGAGTCTGGCAGAAGGTATGCAGTGCATCGCTGAAGAATTGCCAGAAAATAGCTATCAACTACGGGATACTAGAATCAAACAGGCGATCGCTCTTAATCCAACAACTTCTCTGATTTTTGGCGAAACTGGGTTAACTAAGGTGCAAGTTCCTACCCTAGTGTTAGCAGGTTCCGTAGATAAAACCACCCCAGCTTTAACTGAACAGATTGTGGGATTTGACAAAATTCCATCCCCCAAATGGCTAGCTGGTATACTTGGCGGTACTCATCTAAGTGTAAAAGATCCCAGTACCACTTTGGATCAGGCAGGACAACCGAATACACCGATTAGTGGCGGTGAAGTTGTGGGTGAACAAGCCGCTGATGTACGTAAGTACGTTAAAGCTATAGCTTTGGCTTTTGCTGCACAGATGACTCCAGAAGCTAAAAACTACGCTGTGTTTCTGACATCAGATTATGCCCAGTTTGCTTCGACTCCCGCATTCCCATTTCGCTTAATTACCCAGATTCCTCCTGATGCTATGGCAGTGGTGAAAGAATTTGTTGATAAATAA
- a CDS encoding creatininase family protein: MHSFIPPERFFPYLTWTDIQAMPDKENVVIIQPVGAIEQHGPHLPLIVDAAIGVGVLGKAMEKLDASIPAYALPNLYYGKSNEHWHFPGTITLSTATLTAIIMEVGESIYRAGFRKLVLMNSHGGQPQVMQMAARDLHVKYDDFLVFPLFTWRVPHITKDLLTPKEAALGMHAGDAETSIMLSILPEQVKLEKAVAEYPPEQSESSLLSWEGKLPVAWVTRDISKSGVIGDATTATKEKGDRILESVSNGWVQVIQDIYAYRQSKVDEG, encoded by the coding sequence ATGCATAGCTTCATTCCACCAGAACGCTTTTTTCCCTACCTTACCTGGACTGATATTCAGGCAATGCCAGATAAGGAGAATGTGGTAATCATCCAGCCAGTAGGGGCAATTGAGCAACATGGCCCTCATTTGCCTTTGATTGTAGATGCTGCGATCGGTGTGGGGGTGCTGGGAAAAGCAATGGAAAAGCTGGATGCCAGTATTCCCGCTTATGCTTTACCAAATCTTTATTATGGCAAATCTAACGAACACTGGCACTTTCCCGGTACGATTACCCTGAGTACGGCAACTCTCACGGCAATCATTATGGAAGTGGGAGAAAGTATTTACCGGGCTGGCTTTAGAAAACTGGTGTTAATGAACTCCCACGGCGGACAACCCCAAGTTATGCAAATGGCGGCGCGAGATTTGCACGTTAAATATGATGACTTTTTGGTATTCCCCTTGTTTACTTGGCGCGTGCCTCATATAACTAAAGATTTATTGACTCCGAAAGAGGCAGCGCTAGGAATGCACGCTGGAGACGCTGAAACTAGCATTATGTTATCGATTTTGCCAGAACAAGTGAAGCTAGAGAAAGCTGTTGCAGAATATCCACCAGAACAGTCAGAAAGTAGTTTATTGAGTTGGGAGGGTAAGTTACCTGTGGCTTGGGTGACGCGAGATATCAGTAAAAGTGGAGTAATTGGCGATGCGACTACCGCAACAAAAGAAAAAGGCGATCGCATCCTCGAATCTGTCTCTAACGGTTGGGTACAAGTTATTCAAGATATTTATGCCTATCGACAATCAAAAGTAGACGAGGGATAG
- a CDS encoding CYTH domain-containing protein codes for MAKEIERKYLVRGDSWRGLAEGSVYRQGYIATQDKGTVRIRIVGEKSYLTIKGPNIKYSRLEFEYPIPLEDAQEILETLCERPFIEKIRYKIESGGLIWEIDEFDGVNKGLILAEVELSDENQQIELPTWIGEEVSDDFRYFNSNLVKHPFSQW; via the coding sequence ATGGCCAAAGAAATAGAGCGGAAATATTTAGTGAGAGGAGATAGCTGGAGAGGATTAGCTGAGGGTAGTGTCTATCGTCAAGGATACATTGCCACACAGGACAAAGGGACTGTACGTATACGTATAGTAGGAGAAAAAAGTTATTTGACAATTAAAGGCCCTAATATTAAATATTCCAGATTAGAGTTTGAGTATCCTATTCCTCTTGAAGATGCTCAAGAAATACTTGAAACATTGTGTGAACGTCCCTTTATAGAAAAAATCAGATATAAAATAGAGTCGGGCGGTTTAATTTGGGAAATAGATGAGTTTGATGGTGTTAATAAAGGATTGATTTTAGCAGAAGTTGAACTCAGTGATGAAAACCAACAAATTGAACTACCAACCTGGATTGGAGAAGAAGTTTCTGATGACTTCAGATATTTCAACAGCAATCTAGTAAAACACCCATTTTCACAATGGTAA
- a CDS encoding ROK family protein — MVEENGSIRTLSVDIGGSGVKAMVLDITGHPVTERARLDTPQPATPEVVINAIVVLAAAQGEFHRVSVGFPGVVRCGVTETAVNLHPDWIGFDLETALLKHLNKPVRVINDADMQGFGAIAGKGLEMVITLGTGFGSALFIDGKLVPNMEMGHHPFRKGETFEQQLGRAELEKIGDKRWNRRLEKAIASLQHLFNYDYLYIGGGEAVRVNLQLPLNVKLIPNITGLLGGIALWRDEKR; from the coding sequence ATGGTTGAAGAAAATGGATCGATTCGTACCCTATCGGTTGATATTGGCGGTAGTGGCGTTAAGGCAATGGTTTTGGATATTACGGGGCATCCTGTAACGGAAAGGGCACGTTTAGATACACCCCAACCTGCTACACCGGAGGTTGTAATTAATGCAATTGTTGTGTTGGCGGCGGCTCAAGGTGAATTTCATCGCGTTTCGGTCGGTTTTCCTGGTGTGGTGCGGTGTGGAGTCACAGAAACAGCGGTAAACTTACATCCAGATTGGATCGGATTTGATTTGGAAACAGCATTATTAAAACATTTAAACAAGCCTGTGCGGGTGATTAATGATGCAGATATGCAGGGGTTTGGTGCGATCGCAGGTAAAGGTCTAGAAATGGTGATTACTCTGGGTACGGGGTTTGGTTCGGCTTTATTTATAGATGGTAAGCTGGTGCCGAATATGGAAATGGGGCATCATCCGTTTCGCAAAGGAGAGACTTTCGAGCAGCAGTTGGGGCGTGCAGAGTTAGAAAAAATTGGTGATAAAAGATGGAATAGGCGTTTAGAAAAAGCGATCGCATCCTTGCAACATCTGTTCAATTATGATTACCTTTACATTGGCGGCGGTGAAGCTGTGAGAGTGAATTTACAGCTACCGTTAAATGTCAAACTCATCCCCAATATCACTGGTTTATTAGGTGGTATTGCTTTGTGGCGAGATGAGAAAAGGTAA
- a CDS encoding DUF2808 domain-containing protein has product MAQPNLGIAFTQPPRLVSASTPYTDTSVSDTTYYFTLEVPATAGEPLQQVTFNQIQGTEDIKFNQKDTFAFEGTRNSQGSKLPLKAAKGDKKQQTFTVIFDTPVQPGKTVTIGLQAYRNPFYDGVYLFGVKAFPSGEQTAGQFLGIGRLQFYAPTTTEN; this is encoded by the coding sequence TTGGCGCAGCCCAACCTAGGCATCGCCTTTACCCAACCACCGCGTTTAGTTAGTGCAAGCACTCCATACACCGATACAAGTGTTTCGGATACGACGTACTATTTCACTTTAGAAGTGCCAGCCACTGCTGGAGAGCCGTTGCAGCAGGTTACCTTTAACCAGATTCAGGGGACTGAAGATATTAAATTTAATCAGAAAGATACTTTTGCTTTTGAAGGTACACGTAATAGCCAAGGTTCAAAATTGCCACTTAAAGCTGCAAAAGGCGACAAAAAACAACAGACTTTCACAGTAATTTTTGATACTCCTGTCCAACCAGGAAAGACAGTTACTATTGGTCTACAAGCTTACCGCAATCCTTTTTATGATGGCGTCTATTTATTTGGTGTAAAAGCTTTTCCCTCTGGTGAGCAAACCGCTGGTCAATTTCTCGGCATCGGTCGCTTGCAATTTTACGCACCCACAACTACAGAGAATTAA